One window of Robiginitalea biformata HTCC2501 genomic DNA carries:
- the der gene encoding ribosome biogenesis GTPase Der, with translation MSAIVAIVGRPNVGKSTFFNRMIQRREAIVDAVSGVTRDRHYGKSDWNGKEFSLIDTGGYVVGSDDVFEKEIDKQVLLAVDEADAILFMVDAVTGVTGMDEEVARMLRKVDKPIFLVVNKVDNAARLEDAVEFYSLGLGEYYPVSSINGSGTGELLDALVPVLPERPPREEALPRFAVVGRPNAGKSSFINALIGEERYIVTDIAGTTRDSIDTRYNRFGFEFNLVDTAGIRRKSKVKEDLEFYSVMRSVRAIEHSDVCLILVDATRGFDGQVQNIFWLAQRNHKGIVILVNKWDLVEKETGSVKEYTRMIKEATSPFTDIPIVFISALNKQRIFKAIETAVTVYENRSRRIPTRKLNDLMLPIIEKYPPPAIKGKYVKIKFCTQLPTPFPQFAFFCNLPQYVKDPYKRFLENKLREQFDFTGVPMDIFMRKK, from the coding sequence ATGTCTGCCATTGTAGCAATTGTGGGACGTCCCAATGTTGGGAAGTCAACTTTTTTTAACCGGATGATCCAGCGCCGGGAGGCCATTGTGGATGCCGTGAGCGGGGTTACCCGAGACCGGCACTACGGCAAGAGCGATTGGAACGGGAAGGAATTTTCCCTGATCGATACGGGGGGATATGTCGTCGGCAGCGACGATGTATTTGAAAAGGAAATCGACAAGCAGGTCCTCCTGGCCGTCGATGAGGCCGATGCCATCTTGTTCATGGTGGATGCGGTCACCGGCGTTACCGGGATGGACGAGGAGGTGGCACGCATGCTCCGGAAGGTGGACAAACCCATATTCCTGGTGGTCAACAAGGTGGATAATGCCGCCCGCCTGGAGGATGCCGTGGAATTTTACTCCCTCGGCCTTGGGGAATACTACCCCGTCTCCAGTATCAATGGGAGCGGTACCGGCGAATTGCTGGATGCCCTGGTCCCCGTGCTGCCGGAGCGCCCCCCCAGGGAGGAAGCCCTGCCGCGGTTTGCGGTGGTTGGCCGCCCGAATGCCGGGAAATCCTCCTTTATCAATGCGCTGATTGGGGAAGAGCGCTATATCGTTACGGATATCGCGGGCACCACCCGGGATAGTATCGATACCCGATACAACCGCTTCGGTTTTGAATTCAACCTGGTGGATACGGCGGGTATCCGGCGAAAATCCAAGGTGAAGGAAGACCTGGAATTTTATTCGGTCATGCGCTCGGTTAGGGCCATCGAGCATTCCGATGTCTGCCTGATCCTGGTAGATGCCACGCGGGGCTTTGATGGCCAGGTACAGAATATCTTCTGGCTGGCCCAGCGCAACCACAAAGGGATCGTCATCCTGGTGAACAAATGGGACCTGGTGGAAAAGGAAACGGGCTCCGTCAAGGAATACACCAGAATGATCAAGGAAGCCACGTCCCCCTTTACGGACATCCCCATCGTATTTATTTCCGCCCTGAACAAGCAGCGCATCTTCAAGGCCATCGAGACGGCCGTGACCGTCTACGAGAACCGGTCCCGGCGGATTCCCACACGGAAGCTCAACGACCTGATGCTGCCCATTATCGAGAAGTACCCGCCCCCGGCAATCAAGGGGAAGTACGTCAAGATCAAGTTTTGCACCCAGCTCCCCACGCCATTCCCGCAATTTGCATTCTTCTGCAACCTGCCGCAATACGTCAAGGACCCCTATAAGCGATTTTTGGAAAACAAATTGCGCGAACAGTTCGACTTCACAGGTGTGCCCATGGACATTTTTATGAGGAAGAAGTAG
- the era gene encoding GTPase Era, with translation MKEHKAGFVNIIGNPNVGKSTLMNALVGERLSIITSKAQTTRHRILGIVNGDDFQIVFSDTPGIIKPAYGLQESMMDFVRLALVDADVLLYMVEVGEKGLKDEAFAEKIRSSQIPVLLLINKIDTSDQGQLEEQVAFWTEQFPNAEIIPISALERFGVPEVLDRILALLPEAPPYFPKDQLTDRPERFFVNEIIREKILLHYKKEIPYAVEIETERFEETDEIIRIGAVIMVERATQKGILIGHKGSALKRVGTEARKDLETFFDKKVFLELFVKVNKNWRNDARQLRRFGYDSK, from the coding sequence ATGAAAGAGCATAAGGCCGGATTTGTCAATATTATCGGGAACCCGAATGTGGGGAAATCCACCCTGATGAACGCCCTGGTCGGGGAGCGGCTGTCGATTATCACCTCCAAGGCCCAGACTACCCGCCACCGGATCCTGGGGATCGTCAACGGGGACGACTTCCAGATCGTATTTTCGGATACCCCCGGAATTATCAAACCCGCATACGGGTTGCAGGAATCCATGATGGACTTCGTTCGCCTGGCCCTAGTGGATGCGGATGTTCTCCTCTACATGGTGGAAGTGGGGGAGAAGGGCCTGAAGGACGAGGCATTTGCCGAAAAGATCCGGAGCAGCCAGATCCCGGTTTTGCTCCTGATCAATAAAATAGACACCTCGGACCAGGGGCAGCTGGAGGAGCAGGTAGCTTTTTGGACGGAGCAATTCCCCAACGCGGAAATCATCCCGATTTCGGCCCTGGAGCGTTTTGGGGTGCCGGAGGTGCTGGACCGCATCCTGGCACTGCTCCCGGAGGCACCTCCCTATTTCCCCAAGGACCAGCTCACCGACCGGCCGGAACGCTTTTTCGTCAATGAGATCATCCGGGAAAAGATCCTGCTGCACTACAAAAAAGAAATCCCCTATGCCGTCGAAATCGAAACGGAACGGTTTGAGGAAACCGACGAGATCATCCGTATCGGGGCGGTGATCATGGTGGAGCGGGCCACGCAAAAAGGCATCCTGATCGGGCACAAGGGCAGCGCGCTGAAGCGTGTGGGAACGGAGGCCCGCAAGGACCTGGAAACGTTTTTCGACAAGAAAGTCTTCCTGGAGTTGTTTGTCAAGGTAAACAAGAATTGGCGTAACGACGCGCGGCAATTGCGCCGGTTTGGGTATGATTCCAAGTAG
- a CDS encoding acetyltransferase: MKNIIIFGASGHGSVVLDILESEGLYQPVGFLDSYKPKGTKKNGYEVLGTSYDLPYLIETFNIHGGIVAIGDNWIRRTIVKRILSIVPSFRFVSAVHPSASIGKDVQIGQGSVIMPGVIVNANSRVGQHCILNTLSSLGHDGLMDDFSSLAPRVGTGGNFKLGYCSAVSLGANVVENIQVAEHAVIGAGSLVMNDIPSNAVAFGSPARVVRSREIGESYLTGNRYRQRSTVTGDL; the protein is encoded by the coding sequence ATGAAAAACATCATCATTTTTGGTGCGTCCGGTCATGGCAGCGTCGTTCTGGACATCCTGGAGTCCGAGGGGCTGTACCAGCCGGTTGGCTTCCTGGATTCCTACAAACCCAAGGGAACCAAAAAGAACGGATACGAGGTACTGGGTACCTCCTACGACCTTCCCTACCTCATCGAGACGTTTAATATTCACGGCGGCATTGTGGCTATTGGGGATAACTGGATCCGGCGGACCATCGTCAAGCGTATCCTGAGCATCGTTCCGTCTTTCCGCTTTGTAAGCGCTGTACACCCGTCTGCCAGTATCGGCAAGGATGTGCAGATTGGCCAGGGTTCCGTGATTATGCCGGGGGTCATCGTCAATGCAAATTCCCGCGTGGGACAGCATTGCATCCTCAATACCCTGTCATCCCTCGGACACGACGGGTTGATGGACGATTTTTCGAGCCTTGCCCCGCGGGTCGGTACCGGGGGCAATTTCAAACTGGGCTATTGTTCGGCTGTATCCCTGGGGGCCAACGTCGTTGAAAACATCCAGGTAGCTGAGCATGCGGTGATTGGTGCCGGTTCACTGGTAATGAATGACATCCCCTCCAACGCGGTGGCTTTTGGCAGCCCGGCCCGCGTGGTGCGGTCCCGGGAGATCGGAGAGAGCTACCTCACCGGCAACAGGTACCGGCAGCGGAGTACCGTGACCGGAGACCTGTAA
- a CDS encoding aspartate/glutamate racemase family protein gives MKTLGLIGGTSWHSTIEYYRCINEQVGEEIGRHANPPLILHSINIELMREQDPRKINAKYLDVAQKLEQAGAEAIVICANTPHMAYDNVQPKIGIPFLHIADATGKEAERLGLKKLGLLGNRPTMTGSFISGFLKSNYHMEVLIPEAENIGKAHKFVSEELTQGAFTPPAREFFTGQMELLRARGAEGIILGCTELPILLKEDDIDMPLLATTHLHVQMAVEFILSD, from the coding sequence ATGAAGACACTGGGGCTTATTGGCGGCACCTCCTGGCATTCCACTATTGAATACTACCGCTGTATCAATGAACAGGTGGGAGAGGAGATTGGCAGGCATGCCAATCCGCCCCTGATCCTGCACAGTATCAACATTGAATTGATGCGGGAACAGGACCCCCGGAAAATCAACGCCAAGTACCTGGATGTAGCCCAAAAATTGGAGCAGGCTGGTGCGGAGGCTATTGTCATCTGTGCCAATACCCCCCACATGGCCTATGACAACGTGCAGCCAAAAATCGGCATCCCTTTTTTGCATATTGCCGATGCCACCGGAAAGGAGGCGGAGCGATTGGGACTGAAGAAATTGGGGCTGCTGGGGAATCGGCCGACAATGACAGGCAGTTTTATTTCAGGATTCCTCAAATCAAATTACCATATGGAAGTCCTGATTCCGGAAGCCGAAAATATCGGAAAGGCCCATAAATTCGTGTCCGAAGAACTTACCCAGGGGGCATTTACGCCCCCCGCCAGAGAGTTTTTCACCGGTCAAATGGAACTTCTCCGGGCCCGGGGTGCGGAAGGGATTATTTTAGGGTGTACCGAATTACCGATTTTGCTCAAAGAGGACGATATTGACATGCCCCTGTTGGCTACCACCCACCTGCATGTGCAAATGGCGGTGGAATTTATACTTTCCGATTAA
- a CDS encoding nitrilase family protein yields the protein MKIAVAQFEPRDADKSYNLSVITDLTRKAATAGAKVISFHEMCITAYTHTRNLDREALLNLAESVPDGPSTRQLIGLARTTGLTILAGLLEVDHGKVYNTYICVTGEGLVARYRKIHPFINPHIEPGAEYCVFDLMGWKCGILICYDNNIIENVRATSLLGAELIFAPHVTGCTPSAMPGRGYVAHELWENRDTHPDILRAEFQGPKGRGWLMRWLPARAYDNGVFYAFSNPIGYDGDHLKNGNAMILDPYGEILAETESFDAQIATAQLDRKKLELAGGTRYKRARKPSLYKNIIGRANRSRTIPHWMERETQTGSPNTQ from the coding sequence ATGAAAATTGCCGTCGCCCAATTCGAACCCAGGGATGCAGATAAGTCTTACAACCTGTCCGTTATTACTGATTTGACGCGCAAGGCTGCAACCGCCGGGGCGAAGGTTATCAGTTTCCACGAGATGTGCATTACGGCCTACACCCATACCCGGAACCTGGACAGGGAGGCGTTGTTGAACCTGGCGGAAAGCGTGCCGGACGGTCCGAGTACGCGTCAGTTGATCGGGCTGGCCCGAACAACCGGCCTGACCATCCTGGCCGGGCTGCTGGAAGTAGACCATGGGAAGGTATACAACACCTACATTTGCGTGACAGGGGAAGGCCTGGTTGCCAGGTATCGCAAGATCCACCCCTTCATCAACCCGCATATCGAACCCGGGGCGGAATACTGCGTATTTGATTTAATGGGATGGAAATGCGGTATCTTGATATGCTACGACAATAACATCATCGAAAATGTTCGGGCAACGAGCCTGTTGGGAGCCGAGTTGATATTTGCCCCCCATGTGACAGGCTGTACGCCATCTGCCATGCCGGGTCGGGGGTATGTAGCCCACGAACTCTGGGAGAACCGGGACACCCACCCGGATATCCTCCGGGCAGAATTCCAGGGGCCCAAAGGCCGCGGCTGGCTTATGCGGTGGTTGCCGGCGCGAGCCTACGACAATGGGGTCTTTTATGCTTTCTCAAACCCCATTGGCTACGACGGGGACCATTTGAAAAATGGCAATGCCATGATCCTGGACCCATATGGGGAAATACTAGCGGAAACCGAGTCTTTTGATGCCCAGATCGCTACCGCCCAACTGGACAGGAAAAAACTGGAGCTGGCCGGCGGGACCCGATACAAGCGGGCCCGTAAACCCAGTTTGTACAAAAACATCATAGGCCGGGCCAACAGGTCCCGGACCATTCCCCATTGGATGGAAAGGGAGACACAAACGGGCTCCCCCAATACGCAATAA
- a CDS encoding MBL fold metallo-hydrolase: MHIKQFEYKPLAHYSYALISDGEMAVVDPERDPLQYYKIAEEHGARITAVIETHPHADFVSSHLQIHRETGATIYNSKKLGADYPNKGFDEGDVLKIGKATLRAINTPGHSPDSITVVAEADGNTALFTGDTLFIGDVGRPDLREKAGNMRAKRQELAEMMYHTIQHKFKNLPDDAQVYPAHGAGSLCGKNLSSDKSSTLGNERMGNWAFKDQSKEEFISTLLDSQPFIPGYFGFNVDVNKTGAGNLREALAAVPFRMHGSEKGLIVDTRAEEDFKSGHLEGSINIQATSMDDKFETWLGSIVEPREEFHLVIDRSADLGAILNRVSKIGYEKQLQSVFTLNGRNLVESRSLDLQDFEAHPERYTVIDVRNASEVEEGKIFDHALSHPLNELRGTAGKIPTEKPVVVHCAGGYRSAAGSSILSRELESVRVFDLGENIKKFTPS; the protein is encoded by the coding sequence ATGCATATTAAACAATTCGAATACAAACCCCTGGCCCATTATTCCTACGCCCTGATCAGCGATGGGGAAATGGCCGTGGTAGACCCGGAGCGCGACCCGCTGCAGTATTACAAAATTGCAGAGGAACACGGTGCCCGGATCACCGCGGTTATCGAGACGCATCCACACGCTGATTTTGTCAGTTCCCACCTGCAAATACACCGCGAAACCGGGGCAACTATATACAACAGTAAAAAACTGGGGGCGGATTATCCGAATAAGGGCTTTGATGAGGGGGATGTGCTTAAAATCGGGAAGGCGACCTTACGAGCCATCAATACCCCCGGCCACTCCCCGGACAGTATTACCGTGGTTGCTGAGGCGGACGGGAATACGGCACTTTTCACCGGTGACACGCTCTTTATTGGCGACGTGGGCCGTCCGGACCTGCGGGAGAAGGCCGGAAACATGCGGGCCAAAAGACAGGAACTCGCCGAGATGATGTACCATACGATACAGCATAAATTCAAGAACTTACCGGATGACGCACAGGTCTATCCTGCGCATGGCGCCGGATCGCTTTGCGGCAAAAATTTAAGCAGTGACAAAAGCAGTACACTCGGCAATGAACGCATGGGCAACTGGGCCTTTAAGGATCAAAGTAAGGAGGAATTCATCAGTACTTTGCTCGACAGCCAACCGTTTATTCCAGGCTATTTTGGTTTTAACGTCGATGTGAATAAAACCGGAGCCGGGAACCTGAGGGAGGCCCTGGCTGCCGTACCGTTCAGGATGCATGGGTCTGAGAAAGGCCTTATTGTGGATACGCGGGCTGAAGAGGATTTTAAAAGCGGTCACCTGGAGGGGAGTATCAACATACAGGCCACTTCCATGGATGACAAGTTCGAGACCTGGTTGGGGTCTATTGTGGAGCCCCGGGAGGAATTCCATCTGGTGATTGACCGGTCTGCAGATTTGGGAGCGATATTGAACCGGGTGTCGAAAATTGGGTACGAAAAACAGTTGCAATCGGTATTCACCCTGAACGGGAGGAATTTGGTTGAGAGCAGGTCGCTGGACCTGCAGGATTTTGAGGCCCATCCGGAGCGATATACCGTCATCGATGTCCGGAACGCCAGCGAGGTGGAGGAAGGCAAGATCTTTGACCATGCGCTTTCCCACCCCCTGAATGAATTGCGCGGTACGGCCGGTAAAATCCCAACGGAAAAACCGGTGGTGGTGCACTGTGCCGGGGGGTATCGCAGCGCTGCGGGGAGTAGTATTCTTTCCAGGGAACTCGAAAGCGTCCGGGTATTCGACCTGGGAGAAAATATCAAGAAGTTCACGCCATCCTAA
- a CDS encoding alanine/glycine:cation symporter family protein: MEVINEFIAGLIPYTEWPMFLLLIGGGLFLVFYSGFAPYRYFRHALAITAGKYDDKKAQGEVSSFQALSAAVAATVGLGNISGVAIAIHDGGPGVVFWIWMTALIGMCIKYYSCSLAIMYRGTDSDGKLQGGPMFYITQGMGPKAKPLAVFFCICGLFGFLGVFTANQFTETFMSVVEPTETLWATSEFNWKLLIGIVLAIITSFVIFGGLTKIAKVASAIVPFMVLLYLVAVIVVMVLNSDQVWPALRMILREAWNFETAVTGGFWGLVIIGIRRAMFSNEAGLGSAPMYHGQSRNDEPIKEGLVAMLGPFIDTILVCTFTAVVIILSGAYLEDGSGIVMTLSAFRTTLFGYGDELLMLIVTAFALSTLFTYSYYGVKSLSFLTTARIGKYYNWYFVVMIVFAAVASLELVKNLIDLSYALMVIPNMIAVLWLAPRVNAAAKKYFKQLRHERA; the protein is encoded by the coding sequence ATGGAAGTTATCAATGAATTCATAGCGGGCCTGATCCCCTATACGGAATGGCCCATGTTCCTGCTGCTTATCGGCGGGGGGTTGTTTTTGGTGTTTTATTCCGGCTTCGCCCCGTACCGGTATTTCCGCCACGCCCTGGCGATAACCGCGGGAAAATACGACGATAAAAAGGCCCAGGGGGAGGTCAGTTCCTTCCAGGCATTGTCCGCTGCGGTGGCGGCCACCGTGGGATTGGGGAATATTTCCGGGGTGGCTATTGCCATCCACGACGGGGGGCCGGGCGTGGTCTTCTGGATCTGGATGACAGCGCTGATCGGCATGTGTATCAAATACTATTCGTGCAGCCTGGCCATCATGTACCGGGGTACGGATTCCGATGGAAAATTGCAGGGAGGCCCGATGTTTTACATTACCCAGGGAATGGGGCCAAAGGCGAAGCCCCTGGCGGTCTTCTTCTGCATCTGCGGCCTCTTTGGGTTCCTCGGGGTATTTACCGCCAACCAGTTCACCGAAACGTTTATGAGCGTTGTGGAACCCACGGAAACCCTGTGGGCCACGTCGGAATTCAACTGGAAGCTGCTGATCGGTATTGTACTGGCCATAATTACCTCCTTCGTGATTTTCGGGGGGCTCACCAAGATCGCAAAGGTGGCCTCGGCCATCGTCCCTTTCATGGTATTGCTTTACCTGGTGGCGGTTATCGTGGTGATGGTCCTGAATTCCGATCAGGTTTGGCCGGCCCTCCGCATGATCCTCCGGGAAGCCTGGAATTTTGAGACCGCCGTCACGGGCGGTTTCTGGGGATTGGTCATTATCGGGATCCGCCGGGCGATGTTCTCCAACGAGGCCGGTTTGGGGAGTGCACCCATGTACCACGGCCAAAGCCGGAACGACGAGCCCATCAAGGAAGGGTTGGTCGCCATGCTCGGGCCGTTTATCGACACCATCCTCGTCTGCACCTTTACCGCTGTGGTCATTATCCTGAGCGGGGCCTATCTGGAAGACGGGAGCGGGATTGTTATGACCCTCAGTGCCTTCCGCACCACGCTGTTCGGATACGGGGACGAATTGCTGATGCTGATCGTAACCGCCTTCGCGCTTTCAACCCTCTTCACGTATTCGTATTACGGGGTCAAGAGCCTTTCGTTCCTGACCACCGCGCGGATCGGGAAGTACTACAACTGGTATTTTGTCGTCATGATCGTCTTTGCCGCTGTGGCTTCCCTGGAGCTCGTCAAAAACCTCATCGACCTGTCGTACGCCCTGATGGTTATCCCAAATATGATCGCCGTACTGTGGCTCGCCCCCCGGGTGAACGCCGCGGCAAAAAAATATTTTAAGCAGTTGCGCCATGAAAGAGCATAA
- a CDS encoding class I SAM-dependent methyltransferase has translation MSDLKNSAIEAHYYRERLSEDILKRLGELGVDLKHVRRSDIAAVDEFHVRGAEVSRELAERAGLHGAKLLDVGCGLGGPCRMLADEFDCQVVGVDLSGEFIRTARKLSDLVGLSEKTEFLQCDATSLPFADASFDAVWTQHVQMNIERKDAFYGEISRVLKPGGKFIYYDIFKLGPEPITYPVPWADNPDISFLQPASHMSEILLELGMKSQEKTDQTKKGIEFFERVLQKIAASGPPKLGLNVLMGSETKVKITNLVNGLKEKKIQLQSGCFIR, from the coding sequence ATGTCCGATCTTAAAAATTCAGCAATTGAAGCACATTACTATCGGGAGCGGCTCAGCGAAGATATCCTGAAACGACTTGGTGAATTGGGGGTGGACCTGAAGCACGTCCGCAGAAGCGATATAGCTGCAGTGGATGAGTTTCATGTCCGGGGTGCCGAGGTTTCCCGAGAACTTGCCGAAAGGGCAGGCTTGCATGGTGCCAAACTCCTGGATGTAGGATGCGGCTTAGGCGGCCCCTGCCGGATGCTGGCAGATGAATTCGATTGCCAGGTTGTAGGTGTCGATCTTTCAGGCGAATTTATCCGTACAGCGCGGAAACTCTCCGACCTTGTGGGGCTATCGGAGAAAACGGAATTCCTGCAGTGCGATGCCACATCCCTGCCTTTTGCGGATGCATCCTTCGATGCCGTGTGGACGCAGCACGTGCAAATGAACATCGAAAGAAAGGATGCCTTTTATGGGGAAATCAGCCGCGTATTAAAACCGGGGGGTAAATTTATCTATTACGATATCTTTAAACTTGGACCGGAACCCATTACCTACCCGGTCCCCTGGGCCGATAATCCCGATATCAGCTTCCTGCAACCCGCCTCTCATATGTCTGAAATCCTGCTTGAACTCGGGATGAAAAGTCAGGAAAAAACCGACCAGACAAAAAAGGGAATTGAATTTTTTGAACGCGTGTTACAGAAAATAGCCGCTTCGGGCCCGCCGAAATTGGGCTTGAACGTACTCATGGGGTCTGAAACAAAAGTCAAAATAACCAACCTGGTAAACGGCCTCAAGGAGAAAAAAATCCAATTGCAGAGTGGTTGCTTTATCCGATAA
- a CDS encoding baeRF7 domain-containing protein, translating to MTLLTKEEVIELSGMHAPTCISIYIPTHRSGQEVLEKKDPLALKNQLKEVSQKLTEQGYSDREIEAMLEPATELLEDTEFWRHQSDGLALFLSEGYFKKFTLPLEFEPAHYVSNGFYLVPMMPILTGDGRYFILTLDLEGVKLYEGTRYSITEVVVDDLTPSRLQDRVGYDYEEKFLQFRSQQEGSGHALFHGHGEGEADHKNEILRYFRAVNDGLMQLLHDEQQPLVVVCLDYLFPIYREANDYQHLMESHIAINPEDLDVLSLHDRTWNLVAPHFETERKAKAGSYQQALGSKKATPDIRDIVPAALDGRVEALFLREGEDTWGLYNREARETKIHEEPREASVSLFNLAAGETYRQSGTVYVLPDEEMPDEHSAVCALFRY from the coding sequence ATGACGCTACTTACCAAAGAAGAAGTAATCGAACTGAGCGGGATGCATGCCCCCACCTGTATATCTATTTATATCCCAACCCACCGGAGCGGGCAGGAGGTACTTGAAAAAAAAGACCCCCTGGCCCTGAAGAACCAGTTGAAAGAAGTTTCCCAAAAGCTCACAGAGCAGGGGTATTCGGATCGTGAAATTGAAGCCATGCTGGAACCGGCTACCGAATTACTGGAGGACACCGAATTCTGGAGGCACCAATCCGACGGGCTGGCGCTCTTCCTGTCTGAGGGGTATTTTAAAAAGTTTACCCTCCCCCTGGAATTCGAACCGGCTCATTATGTCTCCAACGGTTTCTACCTGGTGCCTATGATGCCCATCCTTACCGGGGATGGCCGGTACTTTATCCTGACGCTCGACCTGGAAGGGGTGAAATTATACGAGGGCACCCGGTATTCCATCACGGAGGTTGTGGTTGATGACCTGACGCCAAGCCGGCTCCAGGACCGGGTGGGGTATGACTACGAGGAAAAGTTCCTGCAATTCCGCAGCCAGCAGGAAGGCTCCGGCCATGCCTTGTTTCATGGCCACGGGGAAGGGGAGGCCGACCATAAGAATGAAATCCTGAGGTATTTCCGGGCCGTAAACGACGGGTTGATGCAGCTCCTGCACGATGAACAACAGCCGCTGGTGGTTGTATGCCTGGATTATTTGTTCCCGATTTACCGGGAGGCCAATGACTACCAGCACCTGATGGAATCGCACATCGCCATCAACCCGGAGGATCTGGATGTTTTATCCCTTCACGACAGGACCTGGAACCTAGTCGCCCCCCATTTTGAAACCGAGCGGAAGGCGAAGGCCGGGTCGTATCAGCAGGCCCTGGGCTCCAAAAAGGCCACGCCGGATATCCGCGACATCGTCCCGGCTGCCCTGGATGGACGCGTCGAGGCCCTGTTCCTCCGGGAAGGGGAGGATACCTGGGGGCTGTACAACCGCGAGGCGCGGGAAACCAAGATACATGAAGAGCCCCGGGAGGCAAGTGTTTCCCTGTTTAACCTCGCTGCCGGGGAAACCTACAGGCAAAGCGGTACGGTCTATGTGCTCCCGGATGAGGAAATGCCGGATGAGCACTCTGCGGTTTGTGCCTTGTTCCGATACTGA
- a CDS encoding alpha/beta hydrolase, which translates to MKIWVPARNILLLVLLAIGTARAQTATTSNPGPLPAGEVVEAIPLGNEGTESYAAYLAGTAQPGRPLPVLILFDPAARGVLAVNAFREVAEAYGLLLVGSNASRNGPYERNFEIANRLFSEIFSKYPIDENRVFLAGFSGGSRLAASIAVLTGQIAGVIGCGAGFDSSAGYLPGPGTGLLYAGVVGTRDMNFPEMHHTREWLQKLEIENKLIVFEGGHHWPGPGELLRAMDWLMRAGQLQANFSLEPGRADAALARALDAARAYRDSGRLVNALMEYRDIRKWYGELLETDSLSGRIDALQSSPAYRAEAEQLEQILEEEEAWTTRFRELAERHLGEGEGRGYNRWESAWGRFRKKFEGEEGVQVAAMRERVEGFVFAFCIERANTYRAAGQYEQSLELSRLLTSGFPDRPYAWIRAAEDHARLGQDEAVFGALAKAVTLGFSNPGALRSNPAFGPYVNRDAWHSLFAGVDEVP; encoded by the coding sequence TTGAAGATTTGGGTTCCGGCACGAAATATCCTGCTGCTGGTCCTCCTGGCAATAGGGACAGCCCGGGCTCAAACTGCGACTACCAGCAACCCGGGGCCCCTTCCTGCGGGGGAAGTGGTGGAGGCCATTCCCCTGGGGAATGAGGGGACGGAAAGCTACGCTGCCTACCTGGCCGGTACCGCACAGCCGGGGCGGCCCCTGCCCGTTTTGATCCTGTTTGACCCGGCGGCCCGGGGAGTGCTTGCCGTAAACGCATTCCGGGAGGTGGCCGAGGCCTACGGATTGCTGCTGGTGGGGTCCAATGCCTCCCGCAACGGGCCGTATGAGCGGAATTTTGAAATTGCCAACCGGCTGTTTTCCGAAATTTTCAGCAAGTACCCGATTGATGAAAACCGGGTATTCCTGGCGGGATTCAGCGGGGGTTCGCGCCTGGCAGCTTCCATTGCGGTACTCACCGGACAAATAGCCGGGGTTATTGGATGTGGTGCAGGGTTCGACAGTTCGGCGGGGTACCTGCCCGGGCCGGGGACCGGGTTGCTGTACGCCGGGGTGGTTGGGACCCGGGACATGAATTTTCCGGAAATGCACCACACGCGGGAGTGGTTGCAGAAGCTGGAAATAGAGAACAAACTGATTGTTTTTGAAGGCGGCCACCACTGGCCGGGTCCCGGGGAGCTCCTCCGGGCGATGGACTGGCTGATGCGGGCCGGGCAGTTGCAGGCGAATTTCTCGTTGGAGCCGGGAAGGGCCGATGCCGCCCTTGCACGTGCCCTGGATGCTGCCCGGGCTTATCGGGATTCCGGCAGGTTGGTCAATGCCCTAATGGAGTACCGGGATATCCGCAAATGGTATGGGGAACTTCTTGAGACGGATTCCCTGTCGGGAAGAATCGACGCCCTGCAATCTTCGCCGGCCTACCGGGCCGAAGCGGAGCAGCTGGAGCAAATCCTGGAAGAGGAGGAAGCCTGGACCACCCGGTTCCGGGAGCTTGCTGAGCGGCATTTGGGCGAAGGGGAAGGCCGGGGCTACAACCGTTGGGAATCCGCCTGGGGCAGGTTCCGAAAGAAATTTGAGGGGGAGGAAGGCGTGCAGGTTGCCGCGATGCGCGAGCGCGTGGAAGGCTTTGTTTTTGCCTTTTGTATCGAACGGGCCAACACCTACCGGGCCGCTGGCCAATACGAACAATCCCTGGAGCTGAGCCGCCTGCTGACCTCGGGTTTCCCGGACCGCCCGTATGCCTGGATCCGGGCGGCCGAAGACCACGCGCGGTTGGGGCAGGACGAGGCGGTCTTCGGCGCTTTGGCAAAGGCTGTTACCCTGGGGTTTTCCAACCCGGGGGCACTCCGGTCCAACCCCGCCTTTGGACCTTACGTAAACCGGGATGCCTGGCATTCGCTTTTTGCCGGGGTGGATGAGGTACCCTGA